The following coding sequences lie in one Rutidosis leptorrhynchoides isolate AG116_Rl617_1_P2 chromosome 4, CSIRO_AGI_Rlap_v1, whole genome shotgun sequence genomic window:
- the LOC139904238 gene encoding uncharacterized protein isoform X5, whose amino-acid sequence MAVTHFTNHILQPISGQQRLKPPLQNRIIPDDNTTQIRQNLVVKHSLKSSKVEQSFKKSEVDVQRLVDFLYEDLPHVFDDHGLDWTAYEKDIKFQDPITKHDNINGYLFYISLLKLLFSANLQIHWIKQTGDYEITARWTTEMRYYGLPWKPLLVVTGTSVLGINPENGKFCSHMMCSYKTPELVTPEYQTLKRTTAYEVRNYSPFIVVETQNNKLAGSTGYNNEAGYIYGEHLRKEKIPMTIPVFTQSFDPGNFRISIQIVHSSKRNLNGLQDSMNRKNITSRRSFQEGFAAVLEFGGKPTEDIVREKENLLRASILSEGLKPKDGCLLACYYDPDKTNLFMMINEVLIWLEEFVLD is encoded by the exons ATGGCTGTTACACATTTCACAAACCACATACTTCAGCCAATTTCCGGTCAACAAAGACTTAAACCACCACTGCAGAATAGAATTATACCAGATGATAATACTACTCAAATTAGACAAAATTTAGTAGTAAAACATAGCTTGAAATCATCAAAAGTTGAGCAAAGCTTCAAAAAATCAGAAGTTGATGTTCAACGGTTGGTGGATTTTTTGTATGAGGACCTTCCACATGTCTTTGATGATCATGGACTTGATTGGACCGCGTATGAGAAAGATATCAAATTTCAGGATCCGATTACCAAACATGACAATATAAACGGATATTTGTTTTACATTTCATTGTTGAAGCTGCTCTTCTCTGCTAATCTACAGATTCATTGGATTAAACAG ACAGGAGATTATGAAATTACTGCAAGGTGGACTACGGAAATGAGATACTATGGTCTACCATGGAAGCCATTGTTGGTGGTTACAGGTACTTCTGTATTGGGCATCAATCCAGAAAATGGAAAGTTTTGCAGTCACATG ATGTGTAGCTACAAGACTCCAGAGTTAGTAACACCCGAATATCAAACTCTGAAAAGAACCACAGCATACGAGGTACGCAACTACAGCCCATTCATAGTCGTCGAAACACAAAACAACAAACTTGCTGGATCAACAGGATATAACAATGAAGCTGG GTATATATATGGGGAGCACTTGAGGAAGGAAAAAATACCTATGACAATTCCAGTTTTCACTCAATCATTTGATCCTGGAAATTTCAGAATATCCATCCAGATAGTTCATTCATCAAAAAGAAACTTAAATGG TTTACAAGATTCAATGAACAGAAAAAACATTACTTCGAGGAGGAGCTTTCAAGAAGGGTTCGCAGCTGTATTAGAGTTCGGTGGCAAACCTACAGAAGATATCGTTCGTGAAAAAGAGAATTTGCTAAGGGCTAGTATTCTTTCTGAAGGTCTTAAGCCTAAAGACGGATGTTTACTAGCTTGCTACTATGATCCTGACAAAACAAATCTTTTTATGATG ataaatgaggttcTTATTTGGCTTGAGGAATTCGTGTTGGACTAG
- the LOC139904238 gene encoding uncharacterized protein isoform X4: MAVTHFTNHILQPISGQQRLKPPLQNRIIPDDNTTQIRQNLVVKHSLKSSKVEQSFKKSEVDVQRLVDFLYEDLPHVFDDHGLDWTAYEKDIKFQDPITKHDNINGYLFYISLLKLLFSANLQIHWIKQTGDYEITARWTTEMRYYGLPWKPLLVVTGTSVLGINPENGKFCSHMDYWDSVKNNDYLSFESLVDIMKQMCSYKTPELVTPEYQTLKRTTAYEVRNYSPFIVVETQNNKLAGSTGYNNEAGYIYGEHLRKEKIPMTIPVFTQSFDPGNFRISIQIVHSSKRNLNGLQDSMNRKNITSRRSFQEGFAAVLEFGGKPTEDIVREKENLLRASILSEGLKPKDGCLLACYYDPDKTNLFMMLLKKH; this comes from the exons ATGGCTGTTACACATTTCACAAACCACATACTTCAGCCAATTTCCGGTCAACAAAGACTTAAACCACCACTGCAGAATAGAATTATACCAGATGATAATACTACTCAAATTAGACAAAATTTAGTAGTAAAACATAGCTTGAAATCATCAAAAGTTGAGCAAAGCTTCAAAAAATCAGAAGTTGATGTTCAACGGTTGGTGGATTTTTTGTATGAGGACCTTCCACATGTCTTTGATGATCATGGACTTGATTGGACCGCGTATGAGAAAGATATCAAATTTCAGGATCCGATTACCAAACATGACAATATAAACGGATATTTGTTTTACATTTCATTGTTGAAGCTGCTCTTCTCTGCTAATCTACAGATTCATTGGATTAAACAG ACAGGAGATTATGAAATTACTGCAAGGTGGACTACGGAAATGAGATACTATGGTCTACCATGGAAGCCATTGTTGGTGGTTACAGGTACTTCTGTATTGGGCATCAATCCAGAAAATGGAAAGTTTTGCAGTCACATG GATTATTGGGATTCTGTAAAGAACAATGACTACCTTTCCTTTGAAAGTCTCGTGGATATAATGAAACAA ATGTGTAGCTACAAGACTCCAGAGTTAGTAACACCCGAATATCAAACTCTGAAAAGAACCACAGCATACGAGGTACGCAACTACAGCCCATTCATAGTCGTCGAAACACAAAACAACAAACTTGCTGGATCAACAGGATATAACAATGAAGCTGG GTATATATATGGGGAGCACTTGAGGAAGGAAAAAATACCTATGACAATTCCAGTTTTCACTCAATCATTTGATCCTGGAAATTTCAGAATATCCATCCAGATAGTTCATTCATCAAAAAGAAACTTAAATGG TTTACAAGATTCAATGAACAGAAAAAACATTACTTCGAGGAGGAGCTTTCAAGAAGGGTTCGCAGCTGTATTAGAGTTCGGTGGCAAACCTACAGAAGATATCGTTCGTGAAAAAGAGAATTTGCTAAGGGCTAGTATTCTTTCTGAAGGTCTTAAGCCTAAAGACGGATGTTTACTAGCTTGCTACTATGATCCTGACAAAACAAATCTTTTTATGATG
- the LOC139904238 gene encoding uncharacterized protein isoform X3, with protein MAVTHFTNHILQPISGQQRLKPPLQNRIIPDDNTTQIRQNLVVKHSLKSSKVEQSFKKSEVDVQRLVDFLYEDLPHVFDDHGLDWTAYEKDIKFQDPITKHDNINGYLFYISLLKLLFSANLQIHWIKQTGDYEITARWTTEMRYYGLPWKPLLVVTGTSVLGINPENGKFCSHMDYWDSVKNNDYLSFESLVDIMKQMCSYKTPELVTPEYQTLKRTTAYEVRNYSPFIVVETQNNKLAGSTGYNNEAGYIYGEHLRKEKIPMTIPVFTQSFDPGNFRISIQIVHSSKRNLNGLQDSMNRKNITSRRSFQEGFAAVLEFGGKPTEDIVREKENLLRASILSEGLKPKDGCLLACYYDPDKTNLFMMQSYNEKITPYY; from the exons ATGGCTGTTACACATTTCACAAACCACATACTTCAGCCAATTTCCGGTCAACAAAGACTTAAACCACCACTGCAGAATAGAATTATACCAGATGATAATACTACTCAAATTAGACAAAATTTAGTAGTAAAACATAGCTTGAAATCATCAAAAGTTGAGCAAAGCTTCAAAAAATCAGAAGTTGATGTTCAACGGTTGGTGGATTTTTTGTATGAGGACCTTCCACATGTCTTTGATGATCATGGACTTGATTGGACCGCGTATGAGAAAGATATCAAATTTCAGGATCCGATTACCAAACATGACAATATAAACGGATATTTGTTTTACATTTCATTGTTGAAGCTGCTCTTCTCTGCTAATCTACAGATTCATTGGATTAAACAG ACAGGAGATTATGAAATTACTGCAAGGTGGACTACGGAAATGAGATACTATGGTCTACCATGGAAGCCATTGTTGGTGGTTACAGGTACTTCTGTATTGGGCATCAATCCAGAAAATGGAAAGTTTTGCAGTCACATG GATTATTGGGATTCTGTAAAGAACAATGACTACCTTTCCTTTGAAAGTCTCGTGGATATAATGAAACAA ATGTGTAGCTACAAGACTCCAGAGTTAGTAACACCCGAATATCAAACTCTGAAAAGAACCACAGCATACGAGGTACGCAACTACAGCCCATTCATAGTCGTCGAAACACAAAACAACAAACTTGCTGGATCAACAGGATATAACAATGAAGCTGG GTATATATATGGGGAGCACTTGAGGAAGGAAAAAATACCTATGACAATTCCAGTTTTCACTCAATCATTTGATCCTGGAAATTTCAGAATATCCATCCAGATAGTTCATTCATCAAAAAGAAACTTAAATGG TTTACAAGATTCAATGAACAGAAAAAACATTACTTCGAGGAGGAGCTTTCAAGAAGGGTTCGCAGCTGTATTAGAGTTCGGTGGCAAACCTACAGAAGATATCGTTCGTGAAAAAGAGAATTTGCTAAGGGCTAGTATTCTTTCTGAAGGTCTTAAGCCTAAAGACGGATGTTTACTAGCTTGCTACTATGATCCTGACAAAACAAATCTTTTTATGATG
- the LOC139904238 gene encoding uncharacterized protein isoform X2, whose translation MAVTHFTNHILQPISGQQRLKPPLQNRIIPDDNTTQIRQNLVVKHSLKSSKVEQSFKKSEVDVQRLVDFLYEDLPHVFDDHGLDWTAYEKDIKFQDPITKHDNINGYLFYISLLKLLFSANLQIHWIKQTGDYEITARWTTEMRYYGLPWKPLLVVTGTSVLGINPENGKFCSHMDYWDSVKNNDYLSFESLVDIMKQMCSYKTPELVTPEYQTLKRTTAYEVRNYSPFIVVETQNNKLAGSTGYNNEAGYIYGEHLRKEKIPMTIPVFTQSFDPGNFRISIQIVHSSKRNLNGLQDSMNRKNITSRRSFQEGFAAVLEFGGKPTEDIVREKENLLRASILSEGLKPKDGCLLACYYDPDKTNLFMMESYNGKITSYYY comes from the exons ATGGCTGTTACACATTTCACAAACCACATACTTCAGCCAATTTCCGGTCAACAAAGACTTAAACCACCACTGCAGAATAGAATTATACCAGATGATAATACTACTCAAATTAGACAAAATTTAGTAGTAAAACATAGCTTGAAATCATCAAAAGTTGAGCAAAGCTTCAAAAAATCAGAAGTTGATGTTCAACGGTTGGTGGATTTTTTGTATGAGGACCTTCCACATGTCTTTGATGATCATGGACTTGATTGGACCGCGTATGAGAAAGATATCAAATTTCAGGATCCGATTACCAAACATGACAATATAAACGGATATTTGTTTTACATTTCATTGTTGAAGCTGCTCTTCTCTGCTAATCTACAGATTCATTGGATTAAACAG ACAGGAGATTATGAAATTACTGCAAGGTGGACTACGGAAATGAGATACTATGGTCTACCATGGAAGCCATTGTTGGTGGTTACAGGTACTTCTGTATTGGGCATCAATCCAGAAAATGGAAAGTTTTGCAGTCACATG GATTATTGGGATTCTGTAAAGAACAATGACTACCTTTCCTTTGAAAGTCTCGTGGATATAATGAAACAA ATGTGTAGCTACAAGACTCCAGAGTTAGTAACACCCGAATATCAAACTCTGAAAAGAACCACAGCATACGAGGTACGCAACTACAGCCCATTCATAGTCGTCGAAACACAAAACAACAAACTTGCTGGATCAACAGGATATAACAATGAAGCTGG GTATATATATGGGGAGCACTTGAGGAAGGAAAAAATACCTATGACAATTCCAGTTTTCACTCAATCATTTGATCCTGGAAATTTCAGAATATCCATCCAGATAGTTCATTCATCAAAAAGAAACTTAAATGG TTTACAAGATTCAATGAACAGAAAAAACATTACTTCGAGGAGGAGCTTTCAAGAAGGGTTCGCAGCTGTATTAGAGTTCGGTGGCAAACCTACAGAAGATATCGTTCGTGAAAAAGAGAATTTGCTAAGGGCTAGTATTCTTTCTGAAGGTCTTAAGCCTAAAGACGGATGTTTACTAGCTTGCTACTATGATCCTGACAAAACAAATCTTTTTATGATG
- the LOC139904238 gene encoding uncharacterized protein isoform X1: MAVTHFTNHILQPISGQQRLKPPLQNRIIPDDNTTQIRQNLVVKHSLKSSKVEQSFKKSEVDVQRLVDFLYEDLPHVFDDHGLDWTAYEKDIKFQDPITKHDNINGYLFYISLLKLLFSANLQIHWIKQTGDYEITARWTTEMRYYGLPWKPLLVVTGTSVLGINPENGKFCSHMDYWDSVKNNDYLSFESLVDIMKQMCSYKTPELVTPEYQTLKRTTAYEVRNYSPFIVVETQNNKLAGSTGYNNEAGYIYGEHLRKEKIPMTIPVFTQSFDPGNFRISIQIVHSSKRNLNGLQDSMNRKNITSRRSFQEGFAAVLEFGGKPTEDIVREKENLLRASILSEGLKPKDGCLLACYYDPDKTNLFMMINEVLIWLEEFVLD; the protein is encoded by the exons ATGGCTGTTACACATTTCACAAACCACATACTTCAGCCAATTTCCGGTCAACAAAGACTTAAACCACCACTGCAGAATAGAATTATACCAGATGATAATACTACTCAAATTAGACAAAATTTAGTAGTAAAACATAGCTTGAAATCATCAAAAGTTGAGCAAAGCTTCAAAAAATCAGAAGTTGATGTTCAACGGTTGGTGGATTTTTTGTATGAGGACCTTCCACATGTCTTTGATGATCATGGACTTGATTGGACCGCGTATGAGAAAGATATCAAATTTCAGGATCCGATTACCAAACATGACAATATAAACGGATATTTGTTTTACATTTCATTGTTGAAGCTGCTCTTCTCTGCTAATCTACAGATTCATTGGATTAAACAG ACAGGAGATTATGAAATTACTGCAAGGTGGACTACGGAAATGAGATACTATGGTCTACCATGGAAGCCATTGTTGGTGGTTACAGGTACTTCTGTATTGGGCATCAATCCAGAAAATGGAAAGTTTTGCAGTCACATG GATTATTGGGATTCTGTAAAGAACAATGACTACCTTTCCTTTGAAAGTCTCGTGGATATAATGAAACAA ATGTGTAGCTACAAGACTCCAGAGTTAGTAACACCCGAATATCAAACTCTGAAAAGAACCACAGCATACGAGGTACGCAACTACAGCCCATTCATAGTCGTCGAAACACAAAACAACAAACTTGCTGGATCAACAGGATATAACAATGAAGCTGG GTATATATATGGGGAGCACTTGAGGAAGGAAAAAATACCTATGACAATTCCAGTTTTCACTCAATCATTTGATCCTGGAAATTTCAGAATATCCATCCAGATAGTTCATTCATCAAAAAGAAACTTAAATGG TTTACAAGATTCAATGAACAGAAAAAACATTACTTCGAGGAGGAGCTTTCAAGAAGGGTTCGCAGCTGTATTAGAGTTCGGTGGCAAACCTACAGAAGATATCGTTCGTGAAAAAGAGAATTTGCTAAGGGCTAGTATTCTTTCTGAAGGTCTTAAGCCTAAAGACGGATGTTTACTAGCTTGCTACTATGATCCTGACAAAACAAATCTTTTTATGATG ataaatgaggttcTTATTTGGCTTGAGGAATTCGTGTTGGACTAG